Proteins encoded in a region of the Zea mays cultivar B73 chromosome 2, Zm-B73-REFERENCE-NAM-5.0, whole genome shotgun sequence genome:
- the LOC542090 gene encoding uncharacterized protein LOC542090, which yields METGAAAAPASRADGVRRCKILVPWRFQPGFVRQPLKQAANDAAVNGDGGNTAGAPDAKSCRADGAASDGGETNVFRDAKKFGSGRATRGKNGEVDGGEEHSERCTSSQSLKSPDVENGGRPGPGDACNLGESVRGGWVKSSPLEGTGNSRGANGGVEAGEDYNLGSSNCDASWKDARTQEFRGAGDGAACDPEVIESNVGAEKCFAKGLKKPFMDQTGSKSNGSSAPGLESEDPEGNVGLEDSSYQAAKGCSMGDGAAKENEATANGCSSATPGSIGNGTYVRKGRKAAVPWRFQARYKRSFSDAFGSNNESPDLPAYMFDSSSTQCTPATRSTVRCYASAHSGVRVSAMNNFSVKGDTECKKRKTNNDYQDESMLNNGGVVVRERIMRSLQDLRLIYRDLLDEEDNSREKVLNVRPDLKAYRIFRERFCTDFDDEKYIGSVPGIYPGDIFHLRVELCVVGLHRPHRVGIDCTKKDDGTTVAVSIVSCAQSHDIKYNLDAFVYTGLVAVAVNQRIEGTNLALKKSMDTNTPVRVIHGFTTFNGKKKFPAYIYGGLYLVEKYWREKEHGDRYVYMFRLRRMEGQKHIDIQEILQTGNSGSNDNVIIKDLSRGLERVPLPVVNKISDERPMPYCYISHLRYPRNYRPTPPAGCNCVGGCSDSNKCACAVKNGGEIPFNDKGRIVEAKPLVYECGPSCKCPPTCHNRVGQHGLKFRLQIFKTKSMGWGVRTLEFIPSGSFVCEYIGEVLEDEEAQKRTNDEYLFAIGHNYYDKSLWEGLSRSIPSLQKGPGKDDENETGFAVDASEMGNFAKFINHNCTPNIYAQNVLYDHEDISVPHIMFFACDDIRPNQELAYHYNYKIDQVHDANGNIKKKKCLCGSVECDGWLY from the coding sequence GTCAGGCAGCCGCTCAAGCAGGCCGCCAATGACGCAGCGGTCAACGGCGACGGAGGTAATACCGCCGGCGCGCCTGATGCTAAAAGTTGCCGAGCGGATGGGGCGGCGAGCGACGGCGGTGAGACCAACGTTTTCCGAGACGCAAAAAAATTCGGATCGGGTAGGGCTACCCGCGGGAAGAATGGGGAAGTTGACGGAGGAGAGGAGCATTCGGAGAGATGCACTAGCAGTCAGAGTTTGAAGAGTCCTGATGTAGAAAATGGCGGTCGCCCTGGACCCGGAGATGCATGCAATCTGGGCGAGTCTGTAAGGGGAGGCTGGGTGAAGAGCTCCCCATTGGAAGGTACTGGAAATAGCAGGGGTGCAAATGGTGGCGTCGAGGCTGGAGAGGACTACAATCTGGGGAGCTCTAACTGTGATGCTAGTTGGAAGGACGCTCGCACCCAGGAATTCAGGGGTGCTGGTGATGGAGCAGCTTGCGATCCTGAGGTGATTGAGAGCAATGTAGGAGCAGAGAAGTGCTTTGCCAAGGGTTTGAAGAAGCCGTTTATGGATCAGACCGGGTCAAAGAGCAATGGTTCTTCTGCTCCAGGACTCGAGTCAGAGGACCCTGAGGGAAATGTTGGCTTGGAAGATTCCTCTTATCAAGCCGCAAAGGGGTGTAGCATGGGAGATGGAGCAGCCAAGGAGAATGAAGCAACAGCCAATGGTTGCAGCTCGGCGACTCCTGGCAGCATTGGTAATGGAACGTACGTCCGCAAGGGACGGAAGGCAGCTGTACCATGGAGATTTCAGGCCAGGTACAAGCGATCGTTCTCTGATGCTTTTGGCTCCAATAATGAATCTCCTGATCTTCCAGCATACATGTTTGACAGTAGTTCAACACAGTGCACCCCAGCAACTAGAAGCACCGTGCGGTGTTATGCGAGTGCTCATTCTGGTGTTAGAGTTTCGGCTATGAATAACTTCTCAGTGAAAGGTGATACTGAATGTAAGAAGAGGAAAACTAATAATGATTATCAGGATGAATCAATGCTAAATAATGGAGGTGTCGTTGTTAGAGAACGCATCATGCGGTCTCTACAGGATCTCCGTTTAATTTATCGGGACCTTTTAGATGAAGAAGATAATTCTAGGGAAAAAGTGCTTAATGTGCGGCCTGATCTAAAGGCTTACAGAATCTTCAGGGAGCGGTTCTGCACAGATTTTGATGATGAGAAATATATTGGCAGTGTGCCTGGAATATATCCTGGTGATATCTTCCATCTGAGGGTAGAGCTTTGTGTTGTTGGTCTCCATCGCCCACATAGGGTAGGTATTGATTGTACCAAGAAGGATGATGGTACAACTGTGGCTGTTAGTATCGTGTCATGCGCACAATCTCATGACATCAAGTATAATCTGGATGCCTTCGTATATACTGGACTGGTGGCTGTTGCAGTCAATCAGAGGATAGAGGGTACCAACTTGGCTCTTAAAAAGAGCATGGATACTAATACACCAGTCCGTGTTATCCATGGGTTCACCACTTTTAATGGAAAAAAGAAATTTCCTGCATATATATATGGTGGTTTATACCTTGTTGAGAAGTACTGGAGGGAGAAAGAGCATGGAGACCGTTATGTGTATATGTTCCGACTGAGAAGAATGGAAGGacaaaagcacattgacatccaagAAATTCTGCAAACAGGGAACTCTGGATCAAACGACAATGTTATTATCAAAGATCTATCACGTGGATTGGAGAGAGTTCCTCTACCTGTTGTTAACAAAATATCCGATGAGCGTCCAATGCCCTATTGCTACATTTCACACCTTCGATATCCCCGTAACTACCGGCCAACTCCTCCAGCCGGTTGTAATTGTGTAGGTGGGTGCTCAGACTCAAACAAGTGTGCATGTGCAGTGAAAAATGGTGGAGAAATCCCTTTCAATGATAAAGGCCGTATTGTAGAAGCAAAACCTCTCGTTTATGAGTGTGGTCCTTCTTGCAAGTGCCCTCCTACATGTCACAACAGAGTTGGCCAACATGGGCTCAAGTTTCGGCTGCAAATCTTCAAAACAAAATCAATGGGTTGGGGTGTGAGAACTCTTGAATTCATACCATCTGGAAGCTTTGTGTGTGAATATATAGGTGAAGTGTTGGAGGATGAAGAAGCACAAAAAAGGACGAATGATGAGTATTTATTTGCTATTGGGCACAATTATTATGATAAGTCTCTTTGGGAGGGCCTATCAAGATCTATACCGTCACTTCAGAAGGGTCCGGgcaaagatgatgaaaatgaaactGGATTTGCTGTTGATGCTTCAGAGATGGGGAACTTTGCAAAATTTATCAATCACAATTGCACCCCAAACATATATGCACAAAACGTCCTTTATGATCACGAAGATATCAGTGTGCCTCATATCATGTTCTTTGCTTGCGATGATATTCGACCCAATCAAGAACTAGCATACCACTACAATTATAAAATAGATCAGGTTCATGATGCCAATGGGAACATCAAGAAGAAGAAATGCCTTTGTGGCTCGGTTGAGTGTGATGGCTGGCTGTATTGA